In the Lottiidibacillus patelloidae genome, one interval contains:
- a CDS encoding PAS domain-containing protein, whose product MFEASITNKKASDYLKGNTNKWEWNIKKNKISRSGSLLTLLDCSEEEIGFTFDSFLKRIHSDDVNEVRKVVARTIENKTSYKLEYRFITPAGRELIVHDQAHTILDEFGEVEGLSGVIKDITLRRKADKALWKTEYKLAVAHKIARLVSWEYEPSTNRITWSEGIHELLGSEPRTIEQFRSYIHPNDLDFVKRIGEASNFGEPYNIEYRLIKQDGTQINVYEQAEVFFNSDGKIERKIGTLQDITERKKTEERLLNSEKLSVVGQLAAGVAHEIRNPLTSLRGFIQLLDGGISSKEYYKIMLDELDRIEFIVSEFLNLAKPQSTNFENYNPVELLQGVISLLKTEANLQNITIELDIKKEVQEIYCEKNQIKQVYINMFKNAMDAMPKGGVIKVTVDVMPCNYLLIQFKDEGVGIPKERLKKIGEPFYSTKEKGTGLGIMICDRIIARHGGEISFESEENVGTTVSISIPIK is encoded by the coding sequence TTGTTTGAAGCTTCTATTACTAATAAAAAGGCTAGTGATTATTTGAAAGGTAATACTAATAAGTGGGAATGGAATATTAAAAAAAATAAAATTAGTCGCTCCGGCTCTTTACTTACATTACTGGACTGTTCAGAGGAAGAAATTGGATTTACGTTCGACTCCTTTTTAAAGCGGATACATTCCGATGATGTTAATGAGGTTCGTAAAGTAGTTGCCCGTACGATTGAGAATAAAACTTCCTATAAACTAGAGTATAGGTTTATAACACCTGCAGGTAGAGAATTAATTGTGCATGACCAAGCGCACACAATCTTAGATGAATTTGGTGAGGTAGAAGGTTTATCTGGTGTAATTAAAGATATTACACTTCGTAGAAAAGCTGATAAAGCTTTGTGGAAGACAGAATATAAACTAGCTGTCGCCCATAAGATTGCACGACTTGTCAGCTGGGAATACGAACCAAGTACCAATCGAATTACTTGGTCTGAAGGAATACATGAACTTTTAGGCAGTGAGCCTAGAACAATCGAACAATTTCGTTCGTATATTCATCCTAACGATTTAGATTTTGTAAAACGAATTGGTGAAGCTTCTAATTTTGGAGAACCATATAATATCGAATATCGTCTAATTAAACAAGATGGTACACAAATAAATGTATATGAACAAGCTGAGGTTTTCTTTAACTCAGATGGGAAAATCGAACGAAAAATCGGTACTCTTCAAGATATAACGGAACGGAAGAAAACAGAAGAAAGACTGTTAAACTCTGAAAAACTATCGGTTGTTGGCCAATTAGCTGCTGGTGTTGCTCATGAGATTAGGAACCCCTTAACATCTTTAAGAGGCTTTATTCAACTACTCGATGGAGGGATATCTAGTAAAGAATATTACAAAATCATGCTAGATGAATTAGATAGAATTGAATTTATTGTTAGTGAATTTTTAAACCTAGCTAAACCTCAATCTACAAACTTTGAAAATTATAACCCAGTAGAATTATTACAAGGTGTCATTTCATTACTAAAAACAGAAGCAAATTTACAAAACATTACGATCGAACTTGATATAAAAAAGGAAGTCCAAGAAATTTACTGTGAGAAAAACCAAATTAAGCAAGTTTACATAAATATGTTTAAAAACGCGATGGATGCTATGCCAAAAGGTGGTGTCATTAAAGTAACGGTTGATGTCATGCCTTGTAATTATTTATTGATTCAATTTAAGGACGAAGGAGTAGGTATTCCAAAAGAACGATTAAAGAAAATCGGTGAGCCTTTTTACTCAACCAAAGAAAAAGGGACAGGATTAGGAATCATGATTTGTGATCGAATCATTGCAAGACATGGTGGCGAAATATCTTTTGAAAGTGAAGAGAATGTTGGAACAACTGTCTCCATTTCAATACCAATTAAATAG